A DNA window from Kitasatospora atroaurantiaca contains the following coding sequences:
- a CDS encoding alpha/beta hydrolase: protein MSRIRTVALAAASALVLVPGVAVTASAAAPSVAVGAEAAVAPVVWTPCNPDPSKPDPKIYDCAVYPVPLDYAKPSGEKVGIAMLRRRANNPAERIGSLFLNPGGPGGSGYLWATTTRFEKSVQDHFDLVGFDPRGVARSNPLRCFKTNEDADAVFNRMTGVPVTSTEVNDTLAATKDYTAACGHNAGDLINHMSTINVVRDLDRMRQAVGDSQLTFAGFSYGTLIGSTYANMYPDKVRAIIIDGNVDPQLRLHNGLEYDRQRAAGGFELALDEYLKRCKTAGVPRCAFADGDTREKFDAIRDHLRTSPVTLPNGSTVTLSSFTSQVASALYSQSRLAPLAKSLQALDTAIQQEGARPLTAAPTVGAADVDDASILARTAPAAMREAPADTPYTSDDSYYGVNCQDKPYPSNPEVFSHIARAWELEAPTFGRYQAFDAPACATWPAPARWSERYSGPWNKKTANTVMVIGNTFDPATQYRFAENMQRELGNSVLVSVDMIQHCAIGSSKVLNAMVTSYLVDKAVPAPGQLLKPDADPFPVPAS, encoded by the coding sequence TTGTCTCGCATACGGACTGTGGCCCTGGCGGCGGCCAGTGCGTTAGTTCTCGTTCCCGGCGTGGCCGTGACGGCCTCGGCGGCGGCGCCGTCGGTGGCGGTAGGGGCAGAGGCGGCGGTTGCGCCGGTCGTCTGGACGCCGTGCAACCCGGACCCGTCCAAGCCGGACCCGAAGATCTACGACTGCGCTGTCTACCCGGTGCCGCTTGACTACGCGAAGCCGTCCGGTGAGAAGGTCGGCATCGCCATGCTGCGGCGGCGGGCCAACAACCCGGCCGAGCGCATCGGTTCGCTGTTCCTCAACCCGGGTGGCCCGGGCGGCAGCGGGTACCTTTGGGCGACCACGACGCGGTTCGAGAAGAGCGTGCAGGACCACTTCGATCTGGTCGGGTTCGACCCCCGTGGCGTCGCCCGCAGCAACCCGCTGCGCTGCTTCAAGACGAACGAGGACGCGGACGCGGTCTTCAACCGGATGACCGGTGTCCCCGTCACCTCGACCGAGGTGAACGACACGCTGGCCGCCACCAAGGACTACACCGCCGCCTGCGGCCACAACGCGGGCGACCTGATCAACCACATGTCGACCATCAACGTGGTGCGCGACCTGGACCGGATGCGGCAGGCCGTCGGCGACTCCCAGCTCACGTTCGCCGGGTTCTCCTACGGCACGCTCATCGGCTCGACCTACGCCAACATGTACCCGGACAAGGTCCGCGCGATCATCATCGACGGCAACGTCGACCCGCAGCTGCGGCTGCACAACGGCCTGGAGTACGACCGGCAGCGCGCGGCAGGCGGGTTCGAGCTGGCGCTGGACGAGTACCTGAAGCGCTGCAAGACGGCCGGGGTGCCGCGTTGCGCCTTCGCCGACGGGGACACCCGCGAGAAGTTCGACGCGATCCGCGACCACCTGCGCACCAGCCCGGTCACCCTGCCGAACGGCTCGACGGTCACGCTGAGCAGCTTCACCAGCCAGGTTGCCAGCGCGCTGTACTCGCAGAGCCGCCTGGCACCGCTGGCCAAGTCCCTGCAGGCGCTGGACACGGCGATCCAGCAGGAGGGCGCCCGCCCTCTGACGGCGGCGCCGACGGTCGGCGCGGCGGACGTGGACGACGCGAGCATCCTTGCCCGGACCGCCCCGGCGGCGATGCGCGAGGCTCCCGCGGACACCCCGTACACCTCCGACGACTCGTACTACGGCGTCAACTGCCAGGACAAGCCGTACCCGTCGAACCCGGAGGTGTTCTCGCACATCGCCCGGGCGTGGGAGCTGGAGGCGCCGACCTTCGGCCGGTACCAGGCCTTCGACGCACCGGCGTGCGCGACCTGGCCGGCGCCCGCGCGCTGGTCGGAGCGGTACTCGGGGCCGTGGAACAAGAAGACCGCGAACACCGTCATGGTGATCGGCAACACCTTCGACCCGGCCACGCAGTACAGGTTCGCCGAGAACATGCAGCGTGAGCTGGGCAATTCGGTGCTGGTGAGCGTCGACATGATCCAGCACTGTGCGATCGGCAGCAGCAAGGTGCTGAACGCCATGGTGACGTCCTACCTGGTGGACAAGGCCGTCCCCGCGCCGGGCCAGCTGCTCAAGCCCGACGCCGACCCGTTCCCGGTTCCTGCCTCCTGA
- a CDS encoding right-handed parallel beta-helix repeat-containing protein → MRISGIARAAALPLLLGTTIPALTATNAVADTTPLTTTRYVATGNASCSDSGTGTVRQPFCTITAASAAARPGDTVMVEQGNYPESATISAIGTATAPITFVAVGSHVFIGAAGAGITGNAITVSHAQHVVLRGLTAVASTALAIQVGDSSDITIDGGATDGSIEIDGTSSGVTISRESVIAHANSAAVQVDAGAVRTVVTADNVMSWFGHRPGVQVTDAPGTEIISNTVITACNGGIELDGTSSGSTVENNIIDTSFGPSPGACKTPANATAITVASGSTSGTVTDYNLFNPVSAGAFYSWAGTDYATPGAFAAATGQGTHDIAADPKLTGNGTGYTQWYAPADTSPAIDSANANAPGELSTDFHGNPRMDDPNVTNTGTGAGYHDRGAVELQGPAALLVTPDVIAAPETGPLDAAITVRSYANPSTTSPWTANEPPRENVQYQFSDEPLPSIGIGLTAGTVIPHTFGRAGEFHVGLEYGGNDIRGGLWGRTSTPIVVGANYTPITPTRLLDTRSAIGIPTTTPVPAGGDVVLPITATGSVPADALTAVVANVTVTQPTSAGYLTAYPDGQDLPLASNLNFTPGRTVANLVTVPVTNGKLRLHNGSSGTVHMVLDLQGFYSEQGYGFKDLNPVRVLDTRSSQPVAPRGTYQLSLGSRVPSGTTAVVLNVTATAPTADGFITAYPYGNTRPNASSLNFIHGSTVANLVTVPVVDGKVELYNGSGGSVQLIADLQGYYGTRASGAIQSFVPDGPSRVFDTRTGLGSTYGKAGPLLAFEAQGFGGRTLDSCSLCAYASGWVVNVTATQPSQPGFLTVWGYPSADQRPNASNLNFEAGQTVPNLVVGRADYVYNGSSGTTQVVVDQEGYFISR, encoded by the coding sequence GTGCGAATATCCGGTATCGCGCGTGCCGCCGCGCTGCCCCTGCTCCTCGGGACCACGATCCCGGCCCTCACGGCAACCAACGCCGTCGCTGATACGACGCCGCTCACCACCACACGCTATGTTGCCACGGGCAACGCGAGCTGCTCGGACTCCGGCACCGGCACCGTACGGCAACCCTTCTGCACCATCACGGCGGCGTCCGCCGCGGCGCGACCGGGCGACACGGTGATGGTCGAGCAAGGCAACTACCCGGAGAGCGCCACGATCTCCGCGATCGGTACCGCGACCGCGCCGATCACCTTCGTCGCCGTCGGAAGTCATGTGTTCATCGGTGCTGCCGGCGCCGGGATCACCGGCAATGCGATCACCGTCTCGCATGCCCAGCACGTGGTGCTCCGCGGGCTCACCGCCGTTGCGAGCACCGCACTGGCCATCCAGGTCGGCGATTCCTCGGACATCACCATCGACGGCGGAGCCACCGACGGATCGATCGAGATCGACGGCACCTCGAGCGGCGTGACGATCAGTCGTGAGTCGGTCATCGCCCACGCCAACAGTGCGGCGGTCCAGGTGGACGCGGGGGCGGTGCGGACCGTCGTCACCGCGGACAACGTGATGTCCTGGTTCGGACACCGCCCGGGGGTACAGGTCACGGACGCGCCCGGGACGGAGATCATCAGCAACACCGTGATCACCGCCTGCAACGGCGGCATCGAGCTGGACGGAACGTCCTCCGGCTCGACCGTCGAGAACAACATCATCGACACCTCGTTCGGCCCCTCCCCGGGCGCCTGCAAAACGCCTGCCAACGCCACAGCGATCACGGTCGCGTCCGGTTCGACCTCCGGCACGGTCACCGACTACAACCTCTTCAACCCGGTCAGCGCGGGCGCCTTCTACTCCTGGGCGGGTACGGACTACGCGACCCCTGGCGCGTTCGCCGCCGCTACCGGCCAGGGCACCCACGACATCGCCGCCGACCCCAAGTTGACGGGGAACGGGACCGGATATACGCAGTGGTACGCCCCCGCGGACACCTCGCCGGCCATCGATTCCGCCAATGCGAACGCGCCTGGCGAACTGTCCACCGACTTCCATGGCAACCCGCGCATGGACGACCCGAACGTCACCAACACGGGTACCGGGGCGGGCTACCACGACCGGGGCGCGGTCGAGTTGCAAGGCCCGGCGGCCCTGCTCGTGACGCCCGATGTGATAGCGGCACCCGAAACCGGTCCACTGGATGCCGCCATCACGGTGCGCTCGTACGCGAACCCGAGCACCACGTCTCCCTGGACGGCCAATGAGCCGCCCCGCGAGAACGTGCAGTACCAGTTCTCCGACGAGCCGCTTCCGTCGATAGGCATCGGCCTGACCGCGGGCACAGTCATTCCGCACACCTTCGGCCGGGCGGGCGAGTTCCACGTGGGCCTCGAATACGGCGGTAACGACATCCGTGGCGGTCTCTGGGGACGTACGAGCACCCCGATCGTCGTCGGTGCCAACTACACCCCGATCACGCCCACCCGCCTGCTCGACACCCGCAGTGCGATCGGCATCCCGACCACCACCCCGGTCCCCGCGGGCGGCGACGTCGTCCTGCCGATCACGGCCACGGGCAGCGTCCCCGCCGACGCCCTCACCGCTGTGGTCGCCAATGTCACCGTCACCCAGCCCACCAGCGCCGGCTACCTGACCGCATACCCGGACGGCCAGGACCTCCCCCTGGCCTCCAACCTCAACTTCACGCCCGGCCGGACCGTCGCCAACCTGGTGACGGTTCCGGTGACCAACGGCAAGCTCCGCCTGCACAACGGCAGTAGCGGTACCGTCCACATGGTCCTGGACCTGCAGGGCTTCTACAGCGAGCAGGGCTACGGCTTCAAGGACCTCAACCCGGTGCGTGTGCTGGACACCCGTAGCAGCCAGCCCGTCGCCCCTCGCGGCACGTACCAGCTGTCGCTCGGCTCCCGGGTCCCCAGCGGCACGACCGCCGTCGTGCTGAACGTGACGGCCACGGCGCCCACAGCCGACGGCTTCATCACCGCCTATCCCTACGGCAACACGAGGCCCAACGCGTCCTCGCTCAACTTCATCCACGGCAGTACGGTGGCCAACCTGGTCACCGTCCCGGTGGTCGACGGCAAGGTCGAGCTCTACAACGGCAGCGGCGGCAGCGTCCAGCTCATCGCCGACCTCCAGGGGTACTACGGGACACGGGCATCGGGTGCCATCCAGTCCTTCGTGCCGGACGGCCCATCGCGGGTGTTCGACACGCGGACGGGTCTCGGCAGCACGTACGGCAAGGCCGGCCCACTCCTGGCCTTTGAAGCCCAGGGCTTCGGCGGGCGCACCCTGGACAGCTGCTCACTGTGCGCCTATGCCTCGGGGTGGGTCGTCAACGTCACGGCCACCCAACCGAGCCAGCCCGGCTTCCTGACAGTATGGGGATACCCGAGTGCCGATCAGCGGCCGAACGCGTCCAACCTCAACTTCGAGGCCGGACAGACCGTCCCGAACCTGGTGGTCGGCAGGGCCGACTATGTCTACAACGGGAGCTCCGGCACCACCCAGGTGGTCGTCGACCAGGAGGGCTACTTCATCTCCCGGTAA